DNA sequence from the Oncorhynchus clarkii lewisi isolate Uvic-CL-2024 chromosome 24, UVic_Ocla_1.0, whole genome shotgun sequence genome:
cacctcctccatacttcatggtgggaaccacacatgcagagatcatcccttcacctactctgcgtctcacaaagacacggcggttggaaccaaaaatcgctcatttggactcatcagaccaaaggacagatttccaccggtctaatatctattgctcgtgtttcttggcccaagcaagtctcttctttagtggtggtttctttgcagcaattcgaccatgaaggcctgcttcacgcagtctcctctgaacagttgatgttgagatgtctgttacttgaactctgtgaagcatttatttgacctgcaatctgaggctggtaactaatgaacttatcctctgcagcagagggtcttcctttcctgcggtggtcctcatgagcgccagtttcatcatagcacttgatggtttatttttatttttttatttgacctattatttaactaggcaagtcagttaagaacaaattcttattttcaatgacggcctaggaacagtgggttaactgcctgttcaggggcagaacgacagatttgtaccttgtcagctcgggggtttgaacttgcaaccttgcgcttactagtccaatgctctaaccactaggctaccttgccgccccggtgtgcgactgcacttgaagaaactgtcaaatttcttgacattttctggattgactgaccttcatgtcttccaagtaatgatggactgtttctctttgctaatttgagctgttcttgccataatatggactaagccctatttggtgaaagacaatcttctgtataccaccctgccttgtcacaacacaactgattggctcaaacacattaagaaattcaacaaattaacttttaacaaggcacacctgttaatagaaatgcattcgaggtgactacctcatgaagctggttgagagaatgccaagagtgtgcaaggctgtcatcaaggcaaagggtggctacattgaagaatctcaaatatgattccatgtgttatttcatagttttgatgtcttcactattattctacattgtagaaaatagcaaaaataaagaaaaatccttgaatgagtaggtgttctaaaacttttgactggtactgcatgtgtTGGTGTTTTTTCTCTCCTTGTGATTGCTGTAGGTTGTAAAAGCGTATGACCGTGCAGAGCAGGAGTGGGTTGCCAtcaagatcatcaagaacaaaaAAGCTTTTCTCAATCAAGCCCAGATTGAAGTGCGTCTCCTAGAGCTCATGAACAAACATGACACTGAGATGAAATACTACATAGGTAATGCACTCTAGTGCTTGTGTATTGTCCAAGCCATTATGGAGTACTGTTATGTTTTACACATACAGGAGAGATTGGTGTATCAGCCAAACTTGACTGGCAGAATGTCTCTTTTTCCTATCATGTAGTTCACCTGAAACGTCACTTCATGTTCCGGAACCACCTCTGCCTGGTGTTTGAGATGCTCTCGTACAACCTATATGACCTGCTGCGGAACACCAACTTCCGTGGCGTCTCTCTCAACCTGACCAGGAAGTTTGCTCAGCAGCTTTGCACTGCGTTACTGTTCCTGGCCACGCCTGAGCTAAGCATCATCCACTGTGACCTGAAGCCTGAGAACATCCTGCTGTGCAACCCCAAAAGGAGCGCCATCAAGATAGTGGACTTTGGCAGCTCCTGCCAACTGGGACAGAGGGTATGCTAATCTACTACTTATTGTCTTGGTCCAAAAGAGTTTAACCTTGTCTTTCACAAGTCTAATTTCTTGCATATGTTCTGTATACCTCTGATGTATATTCTGTTCTCAAGCATTTAATGCTGATATCTGTAATGTTATCTTTAAGAATGCGTTGTGATTTATTCTTTTTGTCCTTCCTTAGATATACCAGTACATCCAGAGTCGTTTTTACCGCTCCCCAGAGGTGCTGCTGGGCATGCCCTATGACCTGGCCATCGACATGTGGTCCCTGGGCTGCATCCTGGTAGAAATGCACACCGGAGAGCCCCTCTTCAGTGGCGCCAACGAGGTACAGTAGGCTTGACTGACTAGCTGGAGATCTTTTTAAATGTATCCAACTCTGAGTAAATTAATTTGATACACGCAATTAACATTAATCCATGGCAGTATTTTGTTCTGTTCTATAATTCTCAGGTGGACCAGATGAATAAAATAGTTGAGGTTCTAGGTATCCCCCCCAATCATATTATGGACCTAGCCCCAAAAGCCAGGAAGTTCTTTGAGAAGCTATCAGATGGCACATGGAGCGTTAAGAAGACCAAAGATGGCAAAAGGGTGAGTGTTCTGCGGTTCCTCTCTCAATGTGGTGTCCTAACAGTGGCTTTTGGTAGTGTTGTGTATTTGAGTTCAAGTACCTGAcaccccctctgtctcttccccttgtCTTTCCTCTGAGCAGTATAAGCCTCCAGCCTCTcgaaagctccactccatcctggGTGTGGAGGCCGGGGGTCCAGGTGGCCGGCGGGCGGGGGAGTCTGGCCACGCCGTCGCTGACTACTTGAAGTTCAAGGACCTGATCCTGCGGATGTTGGATTACGACCCCAAGAGCCGCATACAGCCCTACTACGCCCTACAGCACAGCTTCTTCAAGAAGACGGCAGACGAGGGGACCAACACGAGCAGCAGTGTGTCTACCAGCCCAGCGCTGGAGCAGTCCCAGTCCTCTGGAACCACCTCCAGCACCTCCTCCAGCTCCGGTAACACTCCCTGGCTCAATtgaccctctttctctcctcggAATATTGCGGTTGCGGGCTCATATCTCAAAGTGGTGCCTTTTCAGTGCACCGGTGGGAAACCCAACAGTTGATGgtgcttaaaaaatatatactatttTAAACCTTTGCTAGGTTGTCATTTTTTAGATGTGGTGTGATGGGCTGAGGTTGTGCCCTCGTCTCTCTCTTGCAGGAGGATCATCTGGGACAAGTACCAGTGGCAGAGCAAGGTCTGACCCCACCCATCACCACCTACACAGTGGAGGGCACTTTGGGGCAGTGCTGCCAGCCATCGATGGTGACACCCTCTGTCCACAGGTGACATGTCTTTGTCATTCATTTGAAGAAGCTAATTAATCAATAGACAACCTGTTGTAAGTCCTAATGTAGTCAATATTATTTAAATGCACTGGGAATGTAATGGTATGACATTTTCCAAGTAGCATTTGCCAAGAGTATTgaaattgacattttagtcatttagcagatgctcttatccagagtgactgagttagtgcattcatcttaggagctgggtgggacaaccacatcagtCATATTAAGTACATGTTTCctcaaagtagctatcagcaaagtcagagccaGTATGAGAGATGAATTGATTTGATTTCTGTTTCTGTGATCCACTGACAGGCAAGAAAGACTTACCCTCCCCCATTGGTGAGGGGGGGCGGCGTTGGACCAGAGCCAGTGGCCGGAGAGACCCACCCAGTCCAGGAGACCACCTTCCATGTCCCTCCTCAGCACCCCAAGGCCCTGCACCCCCACTCCCACCCCCATCATCACCATGCGCAGGTGATGGCCACAAGGCCCCGGCCACGGCATTACACCTCTCCCACACACAGCGCCTCCACACAGGACTCCATGGAGGTGGTGCATGGCCATCTGTCCATgacctccctgtcttcctctgcctcctcttcctccacatcTTCCTCTTCCACTGGGAACCATGGCAACCAGGCCTACCAGCTCCGCCACCTGCCCTTTGGGCATCACGGCGGGCTGAGCATGGGGTTGGGCGCCTTCTCGAACCCCCGGCAGGAGACGGGCATGGCCGCCCACCCTGCGTACCCCATGGGCACAAACACTGGGCCGGCTCACTACCTACCAGAGGGCCACCTGGGCATGAGGCAGGGCATGGACCGGGAGGAGTCTCCCATGACTGGAGTGTGTGTGCAGCAGAGTTCCATGGCCAGCTCGTGACTGCACTGACATTTGGCTGTGTGTTCCCCCTGTGCGTCATTTTTAAGGTGGTGTTTTTTTACTACAGGTGTGTCAAACTAAAGCTGCTCACGTCAGAAGGGAGATATCACTGAACCGCTACTACAGAGAAGATCCTTTGTTAAAAGAATGTGGTTTCCGTTTTTCCTTTGCAATCATTACACATAGTAATGTTGCAAAATAACCATAGTAAAATTGAGACATCCATCTGCCATTTCACAAAATTCATGTAACAAATAACCACCGTCTGGTATTACGTGGAAAAATCTTCTGGTGAGCATTGGGGATACAGTTGGAAGCAGTTTTACAGGTAGCTGTCAGTAATGAATTGCTAACACCTCTTATTTAAAACTGTGGAATTTCTGACATTTTTGTTCCACAGTTGTTGATTGTTTTACCCTTTTTTTTAAAGTGAATTGTCACAAAAGAGCTGCTTTTAAAACATGTAGCTTGACCAGGAGGAAAGTGTTTGCAGTGATATTTCGTGTTGTCTGTCGGTATTGTGTAACTCTGTGAGAGGGGAGCACATAGCAGTGGAGTTCCTATAGCGTGCGCTGGCCCAGACAGTGGAGGAATTACCCTGCAGGTGGAAGATGTTGAGTGGGGAGGTTCTGAGGGGAGCGCTGCCCCCATTAAGTTCAAGGGCCCGGTGAGCT
Encoded proteins:
- the LOC139382342 gene encoding dual specificity tyrosine-phosphorylation-regulated kinase 1A-like isoform X1; this encodes MHPGGETSACKPSSVRLAPSFSFHAAGLQMAAPMPHTHQQYSDRHQPSTDQTAAVLPYSDQAQQLTANPRHMPQCFRDPTLAPLRKLSIDLIKTYKQINEVYYAKKKRRHQTGQGEDSSHKKERKVFNDGYDDDNYDYIVKNGEKWMDRYEIDSLIGKGSFGQVVKAYDRAEQEWVAIKIIKNKKAFLNQAQIEVRLLELMNKHDTEMKYYIVHLKRHFMFRNHLCLVFEMLSYNLYDLLRNTNFRGVSLNLTRKFAQQLCTALLFLATPELSIIHCDLKPENILLCNPKRSAIKIVDFGSSCQLGQRIYQYIQSRFYRSPEVLLGMPYDLAIDMWSLGCILVEMHTGEPLFSGANEVDQMNKIVEVLGIPPNHIMDLAPKARKFFEKLSDGTWSVKKTKDGKRYKPPASRKLHSILGVEAGGPGGRRAGESGHAVADYLKFKDLILRMLDYDPKSRIQPYYALQHSFFKKTADEGTNTSSSVSTSPALEQSQSSGTTSSTSSSSGGSSGTSTSGRARSDPTHHHLHSGGHFGAVLPAIDGDTLCPQARKTYPPPLVRGGGVGPEPVAGETHPVQETTFHVPPQHPKALHPHSHPHHHHAQVMATRPRPRHYTSPTHSASTQDSMEVVHGHLSMTSLSSSASSSSTSSSSTGNHGNQAYQLRHLPFGHHGGLSMGLGAFSNPRQETGMAAHPAYPMGTNTGPAHYLPEGHLGMRQGMDREESPMTGVCVQQSSMASS
- the LOC139382342 gene encoding dual specificity tyrosine-phosphorylation-regulated kinase 1A-like isoform X2, with translation MAAPMPHTHQQYSDRHQPSTDQTAAVLPYSDQAQQLTANPRHMPQCFRDPTLAPLRKLSIDLIKTYKQINEVYYAKKKRRHQTGQGEDSSHKKERKVFNDGYDDDNYDYIVKNGEKWMDRYEIDSLIGKGSFGQVVKAYDRAEQEWVAIKIIKNKKAFLNQAQIEVRLLELMNKHDTEMKYYIVHLKRHFMFRNHLCLVFEMLSYNLYDLLRNTNFRGVSLNLTRKFAQQLCTALLFLATPELSIIHCDLKPENILLCNPKRSAIKIVDFGSSCQLGQRIYQYIQSRFYRSPEVLLGMPYDLAIDMWSLGCILVEMHTGEPLFSGANEVDQMNKIVEVLGIPPNHIMDLAPKARKFFEKLSDGTWSVKKTKDGKRYKPPASRKLHSILGVEAGGPGGRRAGESGHAVADYLKFKDLILRMLDYDPKSRIQPYYALQHSFFKKTADEGTNTSSSVSTSPALEQSQSSGTTSSTSSSSGGSSGTSTSGRARSDPTHHHLHSGGHFGAVLPAIDGDTLCPQARKTYPPPLVRGGGVGPEPVAGETHPVQETTFHVPPQHPKALHPHSHPHHHHAQVMATRPRPRHYTSPTHSASTQDSMEVVHGHLSMTSLSSSASSSSTSSSSTGNHGNQAYQLRHLPFGHHGGLSMGLGAFSNPRQETGMAAHPAYPMGTNTGPAHYLPEGHLGMRQGMDREESPMTGVCVQQSSMASS